In Streptomyces sp. NBC_00448, the following are encoded in one genomic region:
- a CDS encoding LAETG motif-containing sortase-dependent surface protein produces the protein MRSVGVASAAAALALGVAGTASACNIGDFSLTGSVTCDQPSGKGVITVHDTDGSRPVTITVKDDSGKQVAQQPYNDRSSDFAISVPWAAGTHYQVLASVANHFDNQAIGNGVTLPNTECGASSTPTASPSDSPTTPAGSVPSTSPTSEAPSASPTAAASTSAAAVADTSSPSPSGNLAETGGGSNTGMIAGIAGALVVVGGGAVFGLRRRAASARH, from the coding sequence GTGCGTTCCGTAGGCGTTGCCTCCGCCGCAGCCGCTCTCGCGCTGGGCGTCGCAGGCACCGCGTCAGCTTGTAACATCGGCGATTTCTCGCTCACCGGTTCCGTCACCTGCGACCAGCCGAGCGGCAAGGGCGTCATCACCGTCCACGACACCGACGGCAGCCGCCCGGTCACGATCACGGTCAAGGACGACAGCGGCAAGCAGGTCGCCCAGCAGCCGTACAACGACCGGAGCAGTGACTTCGCCATCTCGGTCCCGTGGGCCGCCGGCACGCACTACCAGGTGCTCGCGTCCGTCGCGAACCACTTCGACAACCAGGCCATCGGCAACGGCGTCACCCTGCCGAACACCGAGTGCGGCGCCAGCAGCACCCCGACCGCCTCCCCGTCGGACTCCCCGACGACCCCGGCGGGCTCCGTGCCGTCGACCTCGCCGACCAGTGAGGCGCCGTCCGCCAGCCCGACCGCCGCGGCCAGCACGTCGGCCGCCGCCGTGGCCGACACCAGCTCCCCGTCGCCCAGCGGCAACCTCGCCGAGACCGGTGGCGGCAGCAACACCGGGATGATCGCGGGCATCGCGGGCGCCCTGGTGGTCGTCGGCGGTGGCGCCGTCTTCGGTCTGCGCCGTCGCGCGGCTTCCGCGCGCCACTGA
- a CDS encoding acyl-CoA dehydrogenase family protein, with amino-acid sequence MAAAADFDLFRTSEEHEMLRDAVRSMAEAKIAPFAAEVDEQGRFPQEARDALEANDLHAIHVPEAYDGSGADALSTVIVIEEVARVCASSSLIPAVNKLGSMPVQLSGSEELKAKYLGALARKEGMFSYALSEPEAGSDAAGMKTRAVRDGDGFVLNGVKRWITNAGVSRFYTVMAVTDPDKRSKGISAFVVEKDDEGVSFGAPEKKLGIKGSPTREVYFDNVRIPADRMIGAEGTGFATAMKTLDHTRVTIAAQALGIAQGALDYAKGYVQERKQFGKAIAEFQGIQFMLADMAMKLEAARQLTYAAAAKSERSDPDLTFFGAAAKCYASDAAMEITTDAVQLLGGYGYTRDYPVERMMRDAKITQIYEGTNQVQRIVMARQLLKG; translated from the coding sequence ATGGCCGCAGCAGCCGACTTCGACCTGTTCCGGACCTCCGAGGAGCACGAGATGCTCCGTGATGCCGTCCGGTCGATGGCCGAGGCCAAGATCGCGCCGTTCGCCGCGGAGGTCGATGAGCAGGGCCGTTTTCCGCAGGAGGCGCGGGATGCGCTGGAGGCGAACGACCTGCACGCGATCCATGTTCCTGAGGCGTATGACGGTTCGGGGGCGGACGCGTTGTCGACGGTGATCGTGATCGAGGAGGTGGCGCGGGTGTGTGCGTCGTCCTCGCTGATCCCGGCGGTCAACAAGCTGGGGTCGATGCCGGTGCAGCTGTCGGGGTCGGAGGAGTTGAAGGCGAAGTACCTGGGGGCGCTGGCCCGCAAGGAGGGCATGTTCTCCTACGCGCTGTCGGAGCCGGAGGCGGGTTCGGACGCGGCGGGGATGAAGACCCGCGCGGTGCGCGACGGCGACGGGTTCGTCCTCAACGGCGTCAAGCGCTGGATCACCAACGCGGGTGTCTCGCGGTTCTACACGGTGATGGCCGTGACCGACCCCGACAAGCGCTCCAAGGGCATCTCGGCGTTCGTGGTCGAGAAGGACGACGAGGGCGTGTCCTTCGGCGCCCCGGAGAAGAAGCTCGGCATCAAGGGCTCCCCGACCCGCGAGGTCTACTTCGACAACGTCCGCATCCCCGCCGACCGGATGATCGGCGCGGAGGGCACCGGCTTCGCCACCGCGATGAAGACCCTGGACCACACCCGCGTCACCATCGCCGCCCAGGCCCTGGGCATCGCCCAGGGCGCCCTGGACTACGCCAAGGGATACGTCCAGGAACGCAAGCAGTTCGGCAAGGCCATCGCCGAGTTCCAGGGCATCCAGTTCATGCTCGCCGACATGGCCATGAAACTGGAAGCCGCCCGCCAGCTCACCTACGCCGCCGCCGCCAAGTCCGAACGCTCCGACCCCGACCTGACCTTCTTCGGCGCCGCCGCCAAGTGCTACGCCTCCGACGCCGCCATGGAGATCACCACCGACGCGGTCCAACTCCTGGGCGGCTACGGCTACACCCGCGACTACCCCGTCGAACGCATGATGCGCGACGCCAAGATCACCCAGATCTACGAGGGCACCAACCAGGTCCAGCGCATCGTGATGGCCCGTCAGCTCCTCAAGGGCTGA
- a CDS encoding LCP family protein yields MLYAALSLLCAGVLLIVGTGYWAYHHYTGRVQRIPNAFPTDVPESALPQPSKGGSQTFLLVGLDARSDLPTTGKGAKAPEWKPGAQRSDTMMLVHIPANHKNAYVVSLPRDSWVSIPGHGKAKLNAAFSWGGPPLLIDTVQRMTKVRIDHLMVIDWSGFKKLTDAIGGVDITVDKTVSRRNGPGGVWTAGTHHMDGAEALDYVRERYGLPRGDLDRTHRQQNFLRAVLAKMLSTGTFTNPLKLKRTLDQVTSVVSFDDKLSDSDLRGLVWNMHGVRSKDMSFMNAPVAGFDTIDKQSVVLLDPNASAELWEAMRNDTMAHYMATADGVDTLGKNVS; encoded by the coding sequence GTGCTCTACGCCGCCCTGAGCCTGCTGTGCGCGGGCGTCCTGCTGATCGTCGGCACCGGCTACTGGGCGTACCACCACTACACCGGCCGGGTGCAGCGCATCCCCAACGCCTTCCCCACCGATGTGCCGGAGTCCGCGCTGCCGCAGCCGTCCAAGGGCGGCAGCCAGACCTTTCTGCTGGTCGGCCTGGACGCGCGGTCCGACCTGCCCACCACCGGCAAGGGCGCCAAGGCCCCGGAGTGGAAGCCCGGCGCCCAGCGCAGCGACACGATGATGCTGGTGCACATACCCGCGAACCACAAGAACGCGTATGTCGTCTCGCTGCCCCGCGACTCCTGGGTGAGCATCCCCGGTCACGGCAAGGCCAAGCTGAACGCCGCCTTCTCCTGGGGCGGGCCGCCGCTGCTGATCGACACCGTGCAGCGCATGACCAAGGTGAGGATCGACCACCTGATGGTGATCGACTGGAGCGGGTTCAAGAAGCTCACCGACGCGATCGGCGGGGTGGACATCACCGTCGACAAGACCGTCTCGCGCCGCAACGGCCCCGGCGGGGTGTGGACCGCCGGCACCCACCACATGGACGGCGCCGAGGCGCTGGACTACGTCCGCGAACGCTACGGCCTGCCGCGCGGCGACCTCGACCGCACCCACCGCCAGCAGAACTTCCTGCGCGCGGTGCTCGCCAAGATGCTCTCCACCGGCACCTTCACCAACCCGCTCAAGCTCAAGCGCACCCTCGACCAGGTCACCTCGGTGGTCAGCTTCGACGACAAGCTCTCCGACAGCGACCTGCGCGGCCTGGTGTGGAACATGCACGGGGTGCGCTCGAAGGACATGTCGTTCATGAACGCGCCGGTCGCGGGCTTCGACACCATCGACAAGCAGTCGGTGGTGCTGCTCGACCCCAACGCCTCGGCCGAGCTGTGGGAGGCGATGCGCAACGACACCATGGCGCACTACATGGCGACCGCCGACGGCGTCGACACGCTCGGCAAGAACGTGTCCTGA
- a CDS encoding UDP-glucose dehydrogenase family protein — protein sequence MPLKLTVIGTGYLGATHAAAMAELGFEVLGLDIDEGKVAMLAQGRVPMYEPGLEDLLAKHVAGIDGSSGRLRFTTSWQEVADFGDVHFVCVNTPQKQGEYGCDMSYVDSALSLLAPHLRRPALVVGKSTVPVGSAARLAGMLSDLAPAGEDVELAWNPEFLREGFAVQDTLHPDRIVVGVASEHAESLLREVYAGPLAEETPFIVADYPTAELVKTAANAFLATKISFINAMAEVCEAAGGDVAVLAQAIGHDDRIGHKFLRAGIGFGGGCLPKDIRAFMARAGELGADQALTFLREVDSVNMRRRTHMVDWAREALGGSFLGRRIAVLGAAFKPDSDDVRDSPALNVAGQIHLQGGQVTVYDPKGMENARRLFPTLGYAPSAVDAVRGADIVLHLTEWREFRELDPARLAEVTGQRHILDGRNALDAELWRKAGWTYRAMGRPNA from the coding sequence ATGCCTCTGAAGCTCACCGTCATCGGCACCGGTTACCTCGGCGCCACCCATGCCGCCGCCATGGCCGAGCTGGGATTCGAGGTGCTCGGCCTCGACATCGACGAGGGCAAGGTCGCCATGCTGGCGCAGGGCCGGGTGCCCATGTACGAGCCGGGCCTGGAGGACCTGCTGGCCAAGCACGTGGCCGGGATCGACGGCTCCAGCGGACGGCTGCGCTTCACCACCTCGTGGCAGGAGGTGGCCGACTTCGGCGACGTGCACTTCGTCTGCGTCAACACCCCGCAGAAGCAGGGCGAGTACGGCTGCGACATGAGTTACGTGGACAGCGCTCTCTCCCTGCTCGCCCCGCATCTGCGGCGGCCCGCGCTGGTGGTGGGCAAGTCCACGGTGCCGGTGGGCAGCGCGGCCCGGCTGGCCGGGATGCTGAGCGACCTGGCGCCGGCCGGCGAGGACGTCGAGCTGGCCTGGAACCCCGAGTTCCTGCGGGAGGGCTTCGCGGTGCAGGACACCCTGCACCCGGACCGGATCGTGGTCGGCGTGGCGAGCGAGCACGCGGAGTCACTCCTGCGGGAGGTTTACGCCGGGCCGCTCGCAGAAGAGACGCCGTTCATCGTCGCGGACTACCCGACGGCCGAGCTTGTGAAGACCGCCGCGAACGCCTTCCTCGCCACCAAGATCTCCTTCATCAACGCCATGGCCGAGGTGTGCGAGGCCGCCGGCGGCGACGTCGCGGTGCTCGCCCAGGCCATAGGGCACGACGACCGGATCGGCCACAAGTTCCTGCGGGCCGGGATCGGCTTCGGCGGCGGCTGCCTGCCCAAGGACATCCGCGCGTTCATGGCCCGGGCCGGCGAGTTGGGCGCCGACCAGGCGCTGACCTTCCTGCGCGAGGTCGACTCGGTGAACATGCGGCGCCGCACCCACATGGTGGACTGGGCCCGCGAGGCGCTGGGCGGGAGCTTCCTCGGCCGCCGGATCGCGGTGCTCGGCGCCGCGTTCAAGCCCGACTCCGACGACGTGCGCGACTCTCCCGCCCTCAATGTCGCGGGCCAGATCCACCTCCAGGGCGGCCAGGTCACCGTCTACGACCCCAAGGGCATGGAGAACGCCCGGCGGCTCTTCCCGACCCTCGGCTACGCCCCCAGCGCCGTGGACGCGGTCCGGGGCGCCGACATCGTCCTGCACCTCACCGAGTGGCGGGAGTTCCGCGAGCTGGACCCGGCGCGGCTGGCCGAGGTGACCGGGCAGCGGCACATCCTCGACGGGCGCAACGCGCTCGACGCCGAGCTGTGGCGGAAGGCCGGCTGGACCTACCGTGCGATGGGCCGCCCGAACGCGTAG
- a CDS encoding CGNR zinc finger domain-containing protein, with translation MEQPGDRHAAPEPLRLVQDLVNTVDLEDEADELDSPEALIAWVRGRGVDPGPEGFDRAGLDAVLVLREALRDACSAHAGTDIPPDSLAALDGLLAAAPLRLAIDPLGAATVLPAPAPGGVAALTARVAAVIAEATADGTWQRMKACAADTCRWVYYDRSPAGRSRWCSMAICGSRAKMRAYRSRK, from the coding sequence GTGGAACAGCCCGGAGACCGTCATGCCGCACCCGAGCCGCTGCGGCTGGTGCAGGACCTGGTCAACACCGTCGACCTGGAGGACGAGGCGGACGAGCTGGACAGCCCCGAGGCGCTGATCGCCTGGGTGCGCGGGCGCGGTGTCGACCCGGGCCCCGAGGGTTTCGACCGGGCCGGGCTCGACGCGGTCCTGGTGCTCCGGGAGGCGCTGCGGGACGCCTGCTCCGCGCACGCGGGCACCGACATCCCCCCGGACTCGCTGGCCGCGCTCGACGGGTTGCTGGCCGCCGCCCCGCTGCGGCTCGCGATCGACCCGCTGGGCGCCGCCACGGTGCTCCCGGCGCCCGCGCCCGGCGGTGTCGCCGCCCTCACCGCGCGGGTGGCCGCGGTGATCGCCGAGGCCACCGCGGACGGCACCTGGCAGCGCATGAAGGCGTGCGCCGCGGACACCTGCCGCTGGGTCTACTACGACCGCAGCCCGGCGGGCCGCAGCCGCTGGTGCTCGATGGCGATCTGCGGCAGCCGGGCGAAGATGCGGGCGTACCGCAGCAGGAAGTGA
- a CDS encoding VOC family protein: MIGTLGAVVLDCPDPVSLAAFYAELVGGTVDAEDKTWVDLNREGGQRLSFQLAPDHRPPAWPDPERPQQFHLDIAVPRAEFDAAERHVLGLGAALLEGDQDGARNWRVYADPAGHPFCLCAC, encoded by the coding sequence ATGATCGGCACCCTCGGCGCTGTCGTCCTCGACTGCCCCGACCCCGTCTCGCTCGCCGCCTTCTACGCGGAACTGGTCGGCGGCACCGTCGACGCCGAGGACAAGACCTGGGTCGACCTCAACCGCGAGGGCGGCCAGCGGCTGTCCTTCCAACTCGCCCCCGACCACCGGCCGCCGGCCTGGCCCGACCCGGAGCGGCCCCAGCAGTTCCACCTCGACATCGCCGTGCCGCGCGCGGAGTTCGACGCGGCCGAGCGGCATGTGCTCGGCCTGGGCGCGGCCTTGCTGGAGGGCGACCAGGACGGGGCGCGCAACTGGCGGGTGTACGCGGACCCGGCGGGGCACCCCTTCTGCCTGTGCGCCTGCTGA
- a CDS encoding lysylphosphatidylglycerol synthase transmembrane domain-containing protein: MLRTPARTRLRPRTRARTRTATDAEPGPGTAPGTEPGAAPDTSPAPDAATGPRRPAQAPLWRRLPLRTLAGLVPAVLVAVWVALHRSLMASGLHDMVDADPGWLLAALAGTGLGYVANAVARQGSVLEPLPRGRLLATQFAATAAGQLAPAGLGASAVNLRFLRVNGVPLARSTAALALYSLAESACRVGLLLVLLAAYPHALHAGGLLPDGTGVLLLAAAAAATVAAAVLTLVLVRPLRRAVAGFVGAALADARALHARPGRALALWGGSLVFPLLQACSMAAVARALGLPVAPVHVALAYLAATCAAALVPTPGGIGSVDAALALALVAAGSPTETAASAVLAFRITSVWLPLLPATLTLSALIRRKVL; this comes from the coding sequence ATGCTGCGGACGCCGGCCAGGACCCGGCTCCGGCCGCGCACCCGCGCGCGCACCCGGACCGCGACCGACGCCGAGCCCGGCCCCGGCACGGCACCCGGCACAGAGCCCGGCGCGGCGCCGGACACCTCCCCGGCCCCGGACGCCGCCACCGGCCCCCGCAGGCCCGCCCAGGCGCCCCTGTGGCGGCGCCTGCCGCTGCGCACCCTCGCCGGACTCGTGCCCGCGGTCCTGGTGGCCGTGTGGGTGGCCCTGCACCGCTCCTTGATGGCGTCGGGCCTGCACGACATGGTCGACGCCGACCCCGGCTGGCTGCTGGCCGCACTCGCGGGCACCGGGCTCGGCTACGTCGCCAACGCCGTCGCCCGCCAGGGCTCCGTCCTGGAGCCCCTGCCGCGCGGCCGGCTGCTGGCCACCCAGTTCGCCGCGACCGCCGCCGGCCAACTCGCCCCCGCCGGGCTCGGCGCCAGCGCGGTCAACCTCCGTTTCCTGCGCGTCAACGGCGTGCCGCTGGCCCGCTCCACGGCCGCCCTGGCGCTGTACTCGCTCGCCGAGTCCGCCTGCCGCGTGGGCCTGTTGCTGGTGCTGCTCGCCGCCTACCCGCACGCCCTGCACGCCGGGGGCCTGCTGCCGGACGGAACCGGCGTCCTGCTGCTGGCCGCGGCGGCGGCCGCCACCGTGGCCGCGGCCGTCCTCACCCTGGTCCTGGTCCGGCCGCTGCGGCGCGCGGTGGCCGGGTTCGTCGGTGCCGCGCTCGCCGACGCCCGCGCCCTGCACGCCCGGCCCGGCCGCGCGCTGGCCCTGTGGGGCGGCTCGCTGGTCTTCCCGCTGCTCCAGGCCTGCTCGATGGCCGCGGTCGCGCGGGCGCTCGGCCTGCCGGTCGCGCCGGTGCACGTGGCGCTCGCCTACCTCGCCGCCACCTGCGCGGCCGCCCTGGTGCCCACCCCCGGCGGAATCGGCTCGGTCGACGCCGCCCTCGCGCTCGCCCTGGTCGCCGCGGGTTCCCCCACCGAGACCGCCGCATCGGCGGTGCTCGCGTTCCGCATCACCAGCGTCTGGCTGCCGCTGCTGCCCGCGACCTTGACGCTCAGCGCACTGATCCGCCGCAAGGTGCTGTGA
- a CDS encoding response regulator transcription factor, translating into MTRVLLAEDDASISEPLARALRREGYEVEVREDGPTALETALLGAVDLVVLDLGLPGMDGLDVCRRIRTEGHTFPVLVLTARADEVDTVVGLDAGADDYVTKPFRLAELLARVRALLRRGTTEPAQPSTHGVRIDVESHRAWMGDDELQLTAKEFDLLRVLVRDAGRVVTREQLMREVWDTTWWSSTKTLDMHISWLRKKLGDDAANPRYIATVRGVGFRFEKN; encoded by the coding sequence ATGACCCGCGTACTTCTCGCCGAGGACGACGCATCCATCTCGGAACCGCTCGCACGCGCCCTGCGCCGCGAGGGGTACGAGGTCGAGGTGCGCGAGGACGGACCCACCGCATTGGAGACCGCGCTGCTCGGCGCTGTCGACCTGGTGGTGCTCGACCTGGGCCTGCCCGGCATGGACGGTCTCGACGTATGCCGCCGTATCCGCACGGAGGGCCACACCTTCCCGGTGCTGGTGCTCACCGCCCGCGCCGACGAGGTGGACACCGTGGTCGGCCTGGACGCCGGCGCCGACGACTACGTCACCAAGCCGTTCCGCCTCGCCGAACTGCTCGCCCGGGTCCGCGCCTTGCTGCGGCGCGGCACCACCGAGCCCGCCCAGCCCTCCACGCACGGGGTGCGGATCGACGTCGAGTCGCACCGCGCCTGGATGGGCGACGACGAACTCCAGCTCACCGCCAAGGAGTTCGACCTGCTGCGGGTGCTGGTCAGGGACGCCGGCCGGGTGGTCACCCGCGAGCAGCTGATGCGCGAGGTGTGGGACACCACCTGGTGGTCGTCGACCAAGACCCTGGACATGCACATCTCGTGGCTGCGCAAGAAGCTCGGCGACGACGCGGCCAACCCGCGCTACATCGCCACCGTCCGCGGGGTCGGCTTCCGCTTCGAGAAGAACTGA
- a CDS encoding ATP-binding protein, with the protein MRRRLISSTLAVVLVVIAVFGISLVIVEARTIQSSAQDGVQSEAVRLTGIVENRILAGESVDAKGLDRQIADNRYATVRVPGHPEVRLGDRPSGAVLKSTQRGDHGESVTVEEARSTVSRQIGRTLLVILAVALLAVLAAVALAVRQARRLASPLTDLAETAERLGSGDPRPRHRRYGVPELDRIADVLDASAERIGRMLTAERRLAADASHQLRTPLTALSMRLEEIVATADDREAVKEEAAIALGQVERLTDVVQRLLTNSRDPRSGSAVDFDLDEVIRQQIEEWRPAYQNEGRAVQLSGTRGLRAVGTPGAVAQVLATLIENSLMHGAGTLALHTRVTGNQAVVEVSDDGSGVPPDLGARVFERTVSGRNSTGLGLAVARDLAEADGGRLELLQQRPPVFALFLAQEIAPPPPREQVVG; encoded by the coding sequence ATGCGCCGCCGCCTGATCTCCTCCACGCTGGCCGTGGTGCTCGTGGTGATCGCCGTCTTCGGCATCTCCCTGGTCATCGTGGAGGCCAGGACCATCCAGAGCAGCGCCCAGGACGGAGTGCAGTCCGAGGCGGTCCGGCTCACCGGGATCGTGGAGAACCGCATCCTGGCCGGTGAGTCGGTCGACGCCAAGGGCCTGGACCGGCAGATCGCCGACAACCGCTACGCGACCGTCCGGGTGCCCGGCCACCCCGAGGTCCGGCTCGGCGACCGCCCCTCGGGCGCCGTCCTGAAGTCGACCCAGCGCGGCGACCACGGCGAGTCCGTCACCGTCGAGGAGGCGCGCTCCACGGTCAGCCGGCAGATCGGCCGCACCCTGCTGGTGATCCTCGCGGTGGCGCTGCTCGCGGTGCTGGCCGCGGTCGCCCTCGCGGTGCGCCAGGCCCGGCGGCTGGCCAGCCCGCTCACCGACCTCGCCGAGACCGCGGAACGCCTCGGCTCCGGCGACCCGCGGCCCCGGCACCGCCGCTACGGAGTGCCGGAACTCGACCGGATCGCGGACGTCCTGGACGCCAGCGCCGAGCGGATCGGCCGGATGCTCACCGCCGAGCGGCGGCTCGCCGCCGACGCCTCGCACCAGTTGCGCACCCCGCTGACCGCGCTGTCGATGCGGCTGGAGGAGATCGTGGCCACCGCCGACGACCGCGAGGCGGTGAAGGAGGAGGCGGCCATCGCGCTCGGCCAGGTCGAGCGCCTCACCGACGTCGTCCAGCGGCTGCTGACCAACTCGCGCGACCCGCGCAGCGGTTCCGCGGTCGACTTCGACCTCGACGAGGTGATCCGGCAGCAGATCGAGGAGTGGCGGCCCGCCTACCAGAACGAGGGGCGCGCCGTGCAGCTGTCCGGCACCCGCGGGCTGCGCGCGGTCGGCACACCGGGCGCGGTGGCGCAGGTGCTCGCCACCCTGATCGAGAACTCGCTGATGCACGGCGCGGGCACCCTCGCCCTGCACACCCGGGTGACCGGCAACCAGGCGGTGGTCGAGGTCTCGGACGACGGCTCGGGGGTGCCGCCGGACCTGGGCGCCCGGGTCTTCGAACGTACGGTCAGCGGCCGCAACTCCACCGGCCTCGGCCTCGCGGTGGCCCGCGACCTCGCCGAGGCGGACGGCGGACGGCTGGAACTGCTCCAGCAGCGGCCGCCGGTCTTCGCGCTGTTCCTGGCCCAGGAGATCGCCCCGCCGCCCCCGCGCGAGCAGGTCGTCGGCTAG
- a CDS encoding GtrA family protein codes for MSGLRALRSKLALLYREIAKFGVVGAAGVLVNIGVFNLVRHNSGLQTVRASIVATMVSIVFNYVGFRYFTYRDRDRAGRTKELSLFLFFSAIGLVIENGVLYTATYGFGWDTQLQSNVFKFAGIGVATLFRFWSYRTWVFRTLPAREAVEQAESFLTAAERAEADRAGKRKRQAADRIG; via the coding sequence ATGAGCGGACTGCGCGCACTGCGTTCGAAGCTGGCCCTGCTCTACCGCGAGATCGCCAAGTTCGGTGTGGTCGGCGCGGCGGGTGTGCTGGTCAACATCGGCGTGTTCAACCTGGTCAGGCACAACAGCGGGTTGCAGACGGTACGAGCCAGCATCGTCGCCACCATGGTGTCGATCGTCTTCAACTACGTCGGCTTCCGGTACTTCACCTACCGCGACCGTGACCGGGCGGGCCGTACCAAGGAGCTCAGCCTCTTCCTGTTCTTCAGCGCCATCGGCCTGGTGATCGAGAACGGCGTGCTCTACACCGCGACCTACGGCTTCGGCTGGGACACCCAGCTGCAGAGCAACGTGTTCAAGTTCGCCGGTATCGGCGTGGCCACGCTCTTCCGGTTCTGGTCGTACCGCACCTGGGTGTTCCGCACGCTGCCGGCCCGCGAGGCGGTGGAGCAGGCGGAGTCCTTTCTCACCGCGGCCGAGCGCGCGGAGGCGGACAGGGCCGGCAAGCGGAAGCGGCAGGCCGCCGACCGGATCGGCTGA
- a CDS encoding 5-(carboxyamino)imidazole ribonucleotide synthase: MTFPVVGMVGGGQLARMTHEAGIPLGIRFRLLSDTPQDSAAQVVADVTVGDYRDLDTLRAFAAGCDVITFDHEQVPTEHLRALEADGIAVRPGPDALVHAQDKAVMRRRLAEIGVPCPRNRVVADPDDVVRFAEEGTGFPVVLKTARGGYDGKGVWIVRSGADAAEPFKAGVPVLAEEKVDFVRELAANVVRSPHGQAVAYPVVESIQVDGVCDTVIAPAPGLPDELSTSAQRLALTIAHELGVVGHLAVELFEVRGPDGTPAVLVNELAMRPHNSGHWTMDGAATSQFANHLRAVLDLPLGDPRPRAPWTVMANVLGGDYPDMYPAYLHCMARDPGLKIHMYGKDVKPGRKVGHVNTYGDDLADVRERASHAAGYLRGTIDE, from the coding sequence GTGACATTCCCCGTAGTCGGCATGGTCGGCGGCGGCCAGCTCGCCCGCATGACCCACGAAGCGGGTATCCCGCTCGGCATCCGGTTCCGGCTGCTCAGCGACACCCCCCAGGACTCCGCCGCCCAGGTGGTGGCCGACGTGACCGTCGGTGACTACCGGGACCTCGACACCCTGCGTGCCTTCGCCGCGGGCTGCGACGTGATCACCTTCGACCACGAACAGGTGCCCACCGAGCACCTGCGCGCCCTGGAGGCCGACGGCATCGCGGTGCGGCCCGGCCCCGACGCCCTGGTGCACGCCCAGGACAAGGCGGTCATGCGCCGCCGGCTCGCCGAGATCGGCGTGCCCTGCCCGCGCAACCGGGTCGTGGCCGACCCCGACGACGTGGTGCGGTTCGCCGAGGAGGGCACCGGCTTCCCGGTCGTGCTGAAGACCGCCCGCGGCGGATACGACGGCAAGGGCGTGTGGATCGTACGGTCCGGGGCCGATGCCGCCGAGCCGTTCAAGGCCGGGGTGCCGGTCCTGGCCGAGGAGAAGGTGGACTTCGTCCGGGAGCTGGCCGCCAACGTGGTGCGCTCGCCGCACGGCCAGGCGGTGGCGTACCCGGTGGTCGAGTCGATCCAGGTGGACGGCGTCTGCGACACCGTGATCGCCCCCGCGCCCGGGCTGCCGGACGAGCTGTCCACGAGCGCCCAGCGGCTGGCGCTGACCATCGCCCACGAGCTGGGCGTGGTCGGGCACCTGGCGGTCGAGCTGTTCGAGGTGCGCGGGCCCGACGGCACCCCGGCGGTGCTCGTCAACGAACTCGCGATGCGCCCGCACAACAGCGGCCACTGGACCATGGACGGCGCGGCCACCTCGCAGTTCGCCAACCACCTGCGCGCCGTGCTCGACCTGCCGCTCGGCGACCCGCGCCCCCGCGCGCCCTGGACGGTGATGGCCAACGTCCTGGGCGGCGACTACCCCGACATGTACCCGGCGTACCTGCACTGCATGGCCCGCGACCCGGGCCTGAAGATCCACATGTACGGCAAGGACGTGAAGCCCGGCCGCAAGGTCGGCCATGTCAACACCTACGGCGACGACCTGGCCGACGTGCGCGAGCGCGCGAGCCACGCGGCCGGCTACCTGCGAGGAACCATCGATGAGTGA
- the purE gene encoding 5-(carboxyamino)imidazole ribonucleotide mutase, whose product MSEAPSPLVGIVMGSDSDWPVMEAAAEALDEFSVPYEVDVVSAHRMVHEMIAYGEQAADRGLKALIAGAGGAAHLPGMLASVTPLPVIGVPVPLKYLDGMDSLLSIVQMPAGVPVATVSVAGARNAGLLAVRILAAHDAQLRTRMSEFQTSLTEQATEKGNRLRAKVKGTAGFGFAR is encoded by the coding sequence ATGAGTGAAGCGCCGTCCCCCCTCGTCGGCATCGTGATGGGCTCCGACTCCGACTGGCCGGTGATGGAGGCCGCCGCGGAGGCGCTGGACGAGTTCTCGGTGCCCTACGAGGTCGACGTCGTCTCCGCGCACCGGATGGTGCACGAGATGATCGCCTACGGCGAGCAGGCCGCCGACCGCGGCCTCAAGGCGCTGATCGCGGGCGCGGGCGGTGCCGCCCACCTGCCGGGCATGCTCGCCTCCGTCACCCCGCTGCCGGTGATCGGCGTGCCGGTGCCGCTGAAGTACCTGGACGGCATGGACTCGCTGCTGTCGATCGTGCAGATGCCGGCCGGCGTCCCGGTCGCCACGGTGTCGGTGGCCGGCGCGCGCAACGCCGGGCTGCTGGCCGTCCGCATCCTGGCCGCCCATGACGCGCAGTTGCGCACCCGGATGAGCGAGTTCCAGACGTCGCTGACCGAGCAGGCGACGGAGAAGGGCAACCGGCTGCGTGCGAAGGTGAAGGGGACCGCGGGCTTCGGCTTCGCCCGGTAG